Below is a genomic region from Culicoides brevitarsis isolate CSIRO-B50_1 chromosome 2, AGI_CSIRO_Cbre_v1, whole genome shotgun sequence.
gaaaattaaaaaactatttttttagcgagaaaatgtaaaaaagtcaCCTGATTCCGCCAACGAAAACCCGATTGGGGATTAGTGTGCCAAATTTGGGTGCGGACATCAACGGGTCTAAATGTGCTGCTGGTTGTGCTTGATTTGGCAGAgccatttttttgtaacaattatttttttttatttaataatcaaCAATTAATTCcctcttgaactttttttttgagaatctGATGAACGAAAAgctacaaaaaaaggaaaataattattttttttgtcttttgaggacaaaaaatggcgccatccatttacaaAACCACCCCCAACCTGAAtttccgacgccgtaaatggatgatgcctttcaataattttttttgttgtaatttgtaCGACTACACGACGCTCGTACAGACGAtagtaatacaaaaaaaaaatcttccatttTGAGCGATCATTTAGGTCACTGTTCTGTGactaaaaaaagggaaatgagTCGTCCAAAGTGCATGGAAATGAGATTGTCCGTCGTAAAGTTGCCACAATTCCACCAAAAAAGGGGTTTCACGACACATTTTTGCGAAAATCGAAGGTGTTACAAGAGATGAACTCTCTACGATGGAaaatctcgattttttttaaaacttgtttCCTTCGGATTTTCACTTGGTTGTCTTGCTTTTTCAACGACACTCACGTACTTGCTTCAATTTATATCACAGCCCTAAATGTAATGATAACAatctttttttcgatttaacaataattttttacgaattcttcttgcaattttctttgcaatttttttttcttgttttcggACTGTATTCGGATTGTGTTTTGGGTCACGTATGATGTATGGTGACGACGTAGCCTGggaacaatattatttttatttattttcaaaaattttcaatcacaattttcagagctacaaaatttattaagtcaaaattatttgacttaagccttaagtttgacttaagtcaaaaaaattgattcaatttaaacaatttttttttaattttcaaaaaaaaatccttaagttttgtcgaaatttaaaaaaaaattacttcattcaatttttcttaaacttaagaTTATGTTaaacttaagttaaagtttaagtcacataagttttgttaacttaagtttttaagttttaagtttaagtttatgttttttttttataattttaatttctgttaattaattgaatttttttcttaaaaaacatatttcaaaaattttaaccaggGCTGCAAAAACCTTTAAGTCATAAGCTTCAAAAACTTAtgtgacttaaactttaacttaatttttagtcaaaagaatcttttgacttaatgaacttttgactaaagcttaagtttaagaacAAGTTAAGTTAAGTCAAATGTTTGAATGTTTAAGTCAAATGttttgaccaaattttgaaaaaaaaaataatttttttgaaattttttttaaattttcaaaaataagtcatttaatttaacttaagtcaaacttttgcaatttttactctcgcttaagtcataaattaaatagttttggCTTAATAAGTTTTGCAGCTCTAAATTTCACaacaattttagtattttttttaaattgaatttttttttgaatttcaaaattattgaaaaatttcaaactgtaaaaattaatctaaaactgtaaattttcttaaaattttttatgaataaactgcttccaattattttttttagctcaaatttttttgattaaattttatttattgtagtaattttaaaaattatttagaaaatttcgaaaaattttttttaggggaGGGGGTATTTTTTATCCGACAtcattaatggatgacgccttgAGAGAAATcgatgagacgaatgaaattgatgacAAAAATCGCCGCCTGCTAATTCAACCAACCCCCatgcacaattttaatttttttccagctgggtcaaaaacttcaaattgtgcactgggatttttatttttacagtgTTCCTTTGAAAACAATACCTCGTGACTTACATTCTACCGAAAGCTGTACCGTTATCAGAAAACGAAATCCCATCTAAAAATACGAGGAAACACAGTACATGAAATTCGCAGTCAAAAACAAAGTTGCGGAGgcttttaaaatgcaaaaaagttcCCCTCGAAGCCAAATACCTTCCAAACGAGCAACATAAACGGGTTCTAACGATGCAAGTGGACGGcgtcgacgacgaaaaaatggAATATTCCTGTTTCATCGTAAGTATCGCGCGATATTATTGCGaacaattcgatttttttttcgacgtaaAAGAGgagagaaaaatcaaaaaaatttcgcaatcTCATCAAAATACAATCCGAATTTTTGTAGGACATTGAAAGTTCACGATGCTATGTGGATGATCTATATTccgatgataaaaataaatgtgcgCTGGCAATGGTCCGACTGAAGAATGCCGTCATCGGGTCCAATCGACAAAAGGGACAGGTTATTTTGCAAGGtaaattttgtgttgtgtGCAAATTTCACTTTCGAAAGTGTGACTTACGGGGAGAGGGGTGGTTTTTGTGTTACGCAGGTCTCGTGCCGAGGTTAATTGCGGTCATTTGTGATGACAACAACGACTTGGAGTTACGACTTAATTCGGCGATTGTCGTTGGTGagtcgtaaaatttttgtttgttttgccgtaaaaattgaaattttgaatttttttcaggatctCTTGCGAAAGGAACGCAACAACATGTCAGTTCGTTGATTTATTACGGGATCGTGGACTTGTTTTTGGCAATTTCCATCGCGCGCAATACGCCAGAAGTGCTAATGGAGGCATGCTTGAGTACACTGAAGACCATTATGCAATATCCGTTCGCGCCGTACGAGTTAATTCACTCCAATGTGCAAAATATCTCACGATTAATTCGTAAGTTGACCAATTTTTTAGTCACGTgccgttaaatttttgattttttttcgtagaaattGCCGCTGAAAGCAAATCTTGCAGAGTTCAAGCCTACGTCACGCATATTCTCATCCCAACTTACAATGCCGAAGATCAAAACAACCTCTATCAAGCGGGAATTCTGGATTTTCTCACGAAATTAATCGTTTCTAATCAAACTGTCTTGCAAATTCCGGCGCTAAAGTGTCTCGGATCCATTTGTTTCTCGAATAAGACGATATCGGACATCGTTTGTTCAACGCAGTAAGTCATTTCacctcaaaaattgaatttttattaattttttttgcaaaattttagacaCGAAGGAAAATTCTTACCTGACATCTTGACGGAAATGCTCTCTCGCACGCAACCGATCCAAATTCAGCTGTCGGCAAGTCGTTGTCTCACGTATTTGGAACGTGCGGAGTCGATTCGTTCCACGGATTCGCGGATTGTGTATAAAACTATTCCCTGTTTGGCGCGTTTGTGCACGGCGCAGTTCGAGGATTTCGTGAGAGCGAGTGCTGCGGAGAATTTGGCCTATTTAACGGAggtttttatcgaaaaatttctttaaatccgaatttttattaatttttttgtacttttaggTCGACACTGAATTACAAAGGCTCGCTGCGATCAGCAATCACCTGATAAATTCACTTTCAACCTTACTCAAGTCGCCCCTGGGTGTCGGCAAAAAAGGTGCTTTTCGGTGTCTGGCCTCAATTTGTGCGAATGACGAGAACATCAGGAAGCGAATTGTCGAAATTGACGGTTTAATGCAGGCCATTCTCTCGGGACTGCAAGATAAAATGCTGGAAGTTCGTTTAGCGGCGGTCCGATTACTGCATTCGCTGTCACGATCCGTACAATTGCTGCGAACGGCGTTTCaggtgagaaaaaatttcagtcacgTGATGCgattggaaatattttaagacaaatttttttgtaggatcACATTGTGTGGCAACCGTTGATGGAACTTTTGAATGAAGAGCCGTCGTCGGAGCTGTTAGCGGTCGTAACGTCAACAATCTGTAATCTCTTGTTGGAATTTTCGCCGGCGAAAGAGCCTCTTTTGGAATCCGGTGCCGTTGAATTATTgtgcgaaaaattaattaagagtcCAGATTCACTTCTCAGGTTAAACGGTAGTTGGGCATTGATGAATATGGCATTtcaggtgagattttttttttgaagggtcaataggataaatcgcatatacgcattttttgggcaaattgagtaaaaaataagaaagtttGTGGAAAGAcgagtattttaaaataaattgaaaaaaattgattgaaaatggcTTAAAAGCtaataattttagtacaaaaatttatctacattaaattttttctacaaaaattctttaaatattataaagtacgacaaaaagtcgaaatttctctaaaaattttattttttagttaaaatatttcatttttttttataaaattctttaaaaaatcaagaaattgattaaaaaaaatttatacacttatatagaaaaatagtggtttttgagcttttctcataataataatttttcaaaaaatttataaaaaaaaaataaatttaaaaattttaaaatagattttttaattgaaaatctcttaaaaattgtttaaataaatttcaaaagtcattttttattatttataaaatttaaataatttttttttttcaatttgtggggcaaaaaaaaatagactagaattaaaaaaaatcatatatttaatttttattttaatttttttaaaaaattaaaaaaatgcgaaaaaaaattttttttttcaaactcaaataattaaaaataatttctttacttcataatttatcaaaaatgcataaatgcgatttattttgattttttttttatttgaaaattttattaaatcctaatttttataaaattttcaggcTGAGCTCAACGTCAAAATCAAGATAATCGACACTTTGGGCGCAGAAACGATAATCTCGTTGTTGAAAGAGTCCGATGTGAAGATAATTATGAAAACTTTAGGACTTTTAAGGAACTTACTCAGTAATAGTCAGCACATAACTGTCATCATGGCACAACATTCAGCACACATCCTAAAAGCGGTaagctaaatttaaaaaaaaattcaaaaattcttaaaaactgacaaaaaaaatttttttttgcagcttaATTTCTTGCTGGAAACCAATCATCCGCCTGAGGTAAAGGAACAAGTCTTATGCATTGTGGGAAATATTGCGGCAGGCAGTGGCGAAAATAACTACATTTTAGACAATGAAagtttaatgaagaaaatttccgaaatgattgtaagaatttaaatttttccgctttaaattcaattttttaacgaaatttctttaaaaatttgtaggaAAGTCCCGAGTTCAAAATTCAACAAGCAGCGCTTTTTGTCGTAGCTAACCTTCTGCAGAAACGCGAAACGTACGTCAAGTTAAAACTCTACGATATTATTCGTAAATTGGAGAATATGCAAGATGTTTTACCGAAGACAACACAAGAAGAGTGAgtttttacctcaaaaaatccttaaaaaaatttttttaatgaaatttttatttttttttagaatcaaGGACAGTCTACTGAAATACGCTGCACTAAATGAATAAATCAATGCCAACCAATGTTAATTATGATGAAGTGTTGTTatcaaaataaagtttatttttattttaattttaatatattagaaaaaaaacttaaagtttgtacaaaaaatcggTTCCAAATGTGATGAGAGacgaatttcattgaaaaaaggaACTGATGAAATGGCTTCAGGTACGAAATTCTCATTTTGTGGTCTTGTTGAGGATGGTTTTCAGCTTTGGACCGTGTTTTCCGTATGGATCGTCGGGCACGAAGAAGGCATCTCCACAGAACATGAAGCCGATTACGCGGGACGTGATGATTTTGTGCCattctgaaatgaaaatttgaacaaaaaagggattttaagatatttggtgaagaattttttcataaatagcctcgaatttcagttttaagacccaaaaattatcaaaaaagacTCAATTATGGCTTTTTGAGAGCcacttttaaaatgtgaaatcagtttttgctaatttttgagtcaacaatttttaagaaaatattttttgaggcgatttcgataaaaaattagaataaaaagtcagttttttaggaaaatttttatcaaaaaaagatgtttcttaggaaatttctattaaaaattgatattttcgaGTCAaactttcatcaaaaatttttttttgcattttttttttatcaaaaaattgaaattaaatttacttcttgataatttttttagtaaaatttttatcaaaatcgattttttgaaacactttcgatcaaaaaatggaagaaaaagtcaatttttgagtaaaatttacatttaaaaagacTCTTCTGAagcatttttgattaaaaattagaataaaaagtcaattaaaaataaattttgaggaaatttttcaccaaaaaagatctttttgaggaattttcgaataaaatttggaagaaaatgtcacttttttgatatttttaattcaaattttaatcaaaaatgacttttttgagACAATTTAGACCTAAAACCGGTTAAAAAACTGCTCACCTGGTTTCTCATTCAACAAATCTTTGTAATTATCGTTAGAAATTATCGCTGCATCACACTTTTCGGCAACTTCTATGATGAAACTAGtcaaaaaaggaaacaaaaaccatcagaaaatgcatttttactcattttactTACCTtagtctttaaaaatttcacaaaaattactttttcatacttACCATGGTCATCAATTCGGGTACTTAGTCTACTTTAAATGACTGaacttcatcaaaaatgatcttttttcaatatttgaaacaagaaaaagatCAAATCTCAACAAAATCCGTCATTTTTCGACACTTCCCACGAATAATTTTGACCATAAGCCTTAATATTCGGCTTTTTTATCGTCAATTATCAAaagtttcaagcaaaaatgCTCAGAAAATGTCTTATTCCCTGATTTTTTGACTTACCGATCATCATACGACGCCGAAACCTTTCCCGGCAAATTCTTACAAGGcgtcaaaagaattttattttcgcttTGTAGCTTTTCCAGCAACACCTGCGACGACGATTTGTGCAATTTCATGCGAAATTGCGGTATTATCGCTTTCACATCGTGTCCCATCTTCTCAAAGTGCTTCAGGGCGATCTCAATTCCTTGCACGGAAAATATTCTATTGTTCCCATGTGCCATCGCGATATTGTTTCCATCTAAAATTACTAAGCGTTTCTCGGTCTTTGGCGTTTTTGGTGACTTTTTTGGGGATTTTTCGGTCTGTGGTTGaggaaaattgtcatttttgtgcCAAATCGAGTGGAAAAAGTCACTTACAACTGGTTCGAGTGGAATAAAACTCTCTTCCGTGATTTCTCCTTCTTcgattgtttgatttttcttgtcttcCAGGTCGAGTTGGCTGTCATCCGCTATCACAATGACGTCATCGGTGATGATAGGCTCGTATTTGGGCAGAGCTGAAGTGCTTGGAGCGGGATTTTCATCAGGAACAGGCTTTTCTGGCTTTTTTGGCGTGTCATCGAGACAAATTATTGAATCGTTAGCCGGTTGATAGAGTGGAATTTGCAAAATTGGAGCGTCTTCCTTCTTGGTATCGATGAAAAATGAAGGTCCACTGTCCTCTTCGTCATCTGCATCGGAATG
It encodes:
- the LOC134831765 gene encoding armadillo repeat-containing protein 8-like, with the protein product MQVDGVDDEKMEYSCFIDIESSRCYVDDLYSDDKNKCALAMVRLKNAVIGSNRQKGQVILQGLVPRLIAVICDDNNDLELRLNSAIVVGSLAKGTQQHVSSLIYYGIVDLFLAISIARNTPEVLMEACLSTLKTIMQYPFAPYELIHSNVQNISRLIQIAAESKSCRVQAYVTHILIPTYNAEDQNNLYQAGILDFLTKLIVSNQTVLQIPALKCLGSICFSNKTISDIVCSTQHEGKFLPDILTEMLSRTQPIQIQLSASRCLTYLERAESIRSTDSRIVYKTIPCLARLCTAQFEDFVRASAAENLAYLTEVDTELQRLAAISNHLINSLSTLLKSPLGVGKKGAFRCLASICANDENIRKRIVEIDGLMQAILSGLQDKMLEVRLAAVRLLHSLSRSVQLLRTAFQDHIVWQPLMELLNEEPSSELLAVVTSTICNLLLEFSPAKEPLLESGAVELLCEKLIKSPDSLLRLNGSWALMNMAFQAELNVKIKIIDTLGAETIISLLKESDVKIIMKTLGLLRNLLSNSQHITVIMAQHSAHILKALNFLLETNHPPEVKEQVLCIVGNIAAGSGENNYILDNESLMKKISEMIESPEFKIQQAALFVVANLLQKRETYVKLKLYDIIRKLENMQDVLPKTTQEEIKDSLLKYAALNE
- the LOC134831766 gene encoding endoribonuclease ZC3H12A-like gives rise to the protein MGRSRSKQGFKNSSPHGKGQKSQNKAHTKMDVKKFLRQKKALKRNSIHGILNSSNTLKDSPNSNGLYKRRHRRSNRANRSGMFSENGQNPQPGSSSNVDDCVILPEKPLEVISILDSDEEDENTSKKRKSTENSDKNSKRKRINYTPRVEVFSRYPATEAFTPFDGSHSDADDEEDSGPSFFIDTKKEDAPILQIPLYQPANDSIICLDDTPKKPEKPVPDENPAPSTSALPKYEPIITDDVIVIADDSQLDLEDKKNQTIEEGEITEESFIPLEPVTEKSPKKSPKTPKTEKRLVILDGNNIAMAHGNNRIFSVQGIEIALKHFEKMGHDVKAIIPQFRMKLHKSSSQVLLEKLQSENKILLTPCKNLPGKVSASYDDRFIIEVAEKCDAAIISNDNYKDLLNEKPEWHKIITSRVIGFMFCGDAFFVPDDPYGKHGPKLKTILNKTTK